The DNA region CAGATAGGCGGATGCGCGGATCGGATGCCAGCGGTCCACCAGTTTGCCGCCAAAGTATAATCCGATGATCATGGTACCCGAGCTGATGCCTCCGATGAACCCGATGTTACCCAAGGTCAGCCCCATGCTCTTGTTGAGGAAGACGCCGAACGGGGCGAAAGCGGCAAGGCTCACCACAACAGGCTCCAGCATGAAATACCAGTAGTAGCGGGATGTGAAACACTCGCGCCCAAAACTCTTGAGCACTGCCATGAGGCCCGCGAAAAATCCCAGCCCCTTGGTATTCTCCTCGGGCGGCGGATAAGTCCCCTCCCTCACCCGCAGGCAGACGACACCAAATCCCACAAAATAGAGGAGCGCCGCCCCGAGGTAGATCTCCCGCATGTGGCTCTCGGCGAACTGGAAGATGAAAAAGTTATACAGCATGCTCGCCAGGGTGCCGACAATGCGGAACTGGGACATGAATCGACCCAGCATCTCCTGGGGAACGATATCGTTGAAAAGATACCAGTAGACCGTGTTGATGAACATGTTGAACAGGTCGAAGAGCCCCAGGCAGCAGGCCAGAACAATGATCGCCACCTTGGCCTGGTCGTACCCGGATTCGGAGAAAAAGTGCCTGTGGATCCAGGAGGCGATTTCGCTATTCAGTCCGATCATCACCAGGGAGAGGGCGAGGAAGGGCAGCGTGCCGATGATGAACGGCATGCGCCGGCCCCAGCGGGTCCGCAGCCGGTCGCTCCAGATGCTGATGCTGGGAGTGACCGTGAAGTTGAAGATGGCCGGCAGACTGGTCATGAGCAGGCTGATCGTCGTGTCGGAGGTATTAAGACTGTGAAATTTCAGGGGGATGATGCTCGGCACCACCGCTTCCATCAGCGTGAAGCAGAAGTCACCCCAGAGCATCCACGCGAACATCGCGATCAGCCCGCGCCTGCTGTAGATAAGCGACCCGCAGGTGTATGTCTTTTCGGCCGATCCGGGGGGGGAAACGGTGTTCATGACGGGATATCCCAAAGGATGGCACTGCGGCCTTCGAGCCTCTTTGTGATGAATTCCCCGTCGAGAGTCTCGCGCTCGCCGGTCCAGAAGTTCTCCGCCACCACCGGGCCGCTCTGGCCAAGCCGTGCGCGGGGAACGGAGATGACGCGGGCCTCGTCGCTCCAGTTGAAGAGGGCGACGGATTGGCGGACGCCCGCCTTGGCGGTGGGGCTCTCCGCCGGGAAGTCCACAGACAGCACCTCCGGGAGTGGCAGGCCGGTGAAGGCGCGGTCATCGGGGCAATGCACGCGGTAGCCGCGATCGCAGCGGTCGGTGAGCCTGCGCATCGCCTTGACCCACTTCTCGGGCCAGGTCTCCATGCGGCCGCCGGTTTCCAGCAGGCCCATGTTCATGAACATCCAGGTGAAGCGGAACTCGTTCTCGTTGTCCGGGAGGGCAACGTTGACGCCGACGCTGTCATTGTTGAGCAGGAAGGTTTTCCTGCCCTCGAAGCCGAGCGTCGGCAGCGACCAGATGCAGTTGTTGACCTGCTCGTGCCACACGCCCACGCCGATATCGATCGTGTTGCGGTAGGTATCCGCCCATTGGCCGATAAAAGGATTGCCCATCCCGGTGGCCACGCAGGTCATGAAGATGCCGTCCGGCGGGAGGTTTTTGCGGATGGTATCGAAGAAGCGGGCGCGCAGTTGAACCGCCGTCACCGACGGGTCGTGCAGGCGGGCGCCGCGGTCCTCGAAGTTCTGGCTCCAGAAGTCCATCTTGCACGCATCCATGCCCCATTCTCGCAGAATCACCGCCAGCGTGCGGTCGAGGTAGTCGAGCGCCCCGGGATGGGTGTAATCGAGGAAGCCATTGTTGCCGCCGATGAGGTAGAGCGAACCGTCCTCATTCCGCAGGAACCAGTCGGGATGCTCGTCGTGCAGGCGGGAGGGGACGCGCACGGTCGGCGACCACCAGAGACCGGGACGAAGGCCGAGGCTTCGGAGTTCATCGGTGTAGCCCCGGATGCCACGGGGCCATTTTTCCGAGGTGATGAACTGGTTCGGATCAGGATAGAAGCGGTCGAGGAAGGTCGTGTCGATATCCCCGGCCAGATAGCCGGCGTCCATCAGGAACCACTTGAGTTTTGGAAAATTTTGGGAAATGAAACGCGCCGTCGGGAGCAAGGAGGCCTCGGACTGGTCGCCGAAGACACCGTAGTTCCATGTACAGTGGAACGCCTCGTGGAGGATCGGCGTCTTTGGCCCGCGAAAATCAAACCGTGGCGCCAGGAAATCGATGTAATCGGCGAAGGCGTCCTCCGCGACCACACCGCTACGG from Verrucomicrobiota bacterium includes:
- a CDS encoding alpha-galactosidase, whose amino-acid sequence is MKTNTTFAENGLSFIAEDHSGIKNFGLRLVVEGKPHVTAYGASTPHQGGFIAEAKAGDDLTVRSSVEPVPGLDAVVLRHSIRNGAKRPVFVNEAVTGQVSPSAAVLHGRGSWLGWDLRFAHTDNVRTEHYPHCQMEYPYVRMLPTETVRLGRGQDQAFPGLWILDGRSNFSIVFAAASQAINYTTFEMRKGAMVNEGIFEEFLIRHDPGQNAGFVIPAGGEVVLDGVFIQIRSGVVAEDAFADYIDFLAPRFDFRGPKTPILHEAFHCTWNYGVFGDQSEASLLPTARFISQNFPKLKWFLMDAGYLAGDIDTTFLDRFYPDPNQFITSEKWPRGIRGYTDELRSLGLRPGLWWSPTVRVPSRLHDEHPDWFLRNEDGSLYLIGGNNGFLDYTHPGALDYLDRTLAVILREWGMDACKMDFWSQNFEDRGARLHDPSVTAVQLRARFFDTIRKNLPPDGIFMTCVATGMGNPFIGQWADTYRNTIDIGVGVWHEQVNNCIWSLPTLGFEGRKTFLLNNDSVGVNVALPDNENEFRFTWMFMNMGLLETGGRMETWPEKWVKAMRRLTDRCDRGYRVHCPDDRAFTGLPLPEVLSVDFPAESPTAKAGVRQSVALFNWSDEARVISVPRARLGQSGPVVAENFWTGERETLDGEFITKRLEGRSAILWDIPS
- a CDS encoding MFS transporter, translated to MNTVSPPGSAEKTYTCGSLIYSRRGLIAMFAWMLWGDFCFTLMEAVVPSIIPLKFHSLNTSDTTISLLMTSLPAIFNFTVTPSISIWSDRLRTRWGRRMPFIIGTLPFLALSLVMIGLNSEIASWIHRHFFSESGYDQAKVAIIVLACCLGLFDLFNMFINTVYWYLFNDIVPQEMLGRFMSQFRIVGTLASMLYNFFIFQFAESHMREIYLGAALLYFVGFGVVCLRVREGTYPPPEENTKGLGFFAGLMAVLKSFGRECFTSRYYWYFMLEPVVVSLAAFAPFGVFLNKSMGLTLGNIGFIGGISSGTMIIGLYFGGKLVDRWHPIRASAYLSAFSAFTGFGGWVWLFVNKPNPTLYLWIAALHGALFMPLFQGVFQVGGMTRFMRLVPKDKLGQFSAAMCLMRAAVIFASGFLSGAFLDMVKHLHPATPDDPEGLFRYRYMFLYTGVTTLVAFVFQYKVFRGWKRLGGEVSYVAPSADVDVYKLPPRAGDTGRVPKGLVLVALSAGIGGLLGNLAWIGYYSWWERNMHYVTVFSIAAISTAAILVFYVRFVKFMERP